A DNA window from Haloactinospora alba contains the following coding sequences:
- a CDS encoding pilus assembly protein, producing the protein MALPARRIRNDRGSTEVAIAAPLLLLLLMTVAQIAVWAHGHQVAETIATHGLAATRAADASERSGQAQAEQAAEQLSGKLLTDLAVTTQRSTTTAQIRVEARVPSLVPGTSWPVTHELSAPVERIPEAGAGP; encoded by the coding sequence ATGGCTCTCCCCGCCCGCAGGATCCGCAACGACCGCGGCAGCACAGAGGTAGCGATCGCTGCACCGCTGCTACTCCTGCTGCTGATGACGGTGGCACAGATCGCCGTGTGGGCCCATGGCCACCAGGTCGCCGAAACCATCGCCACCCACGGGCTGGCCGCCACCCGCGCTGCGGATGCCAGCGAACGCAGCGGACAGGCCCAGGCCGAACAGGCCGCCGAACAGCTCTCCGGGAAACTCCTCACCGACCTCGCCGTCACGACACAACGCAGCACCACCACCGCCCAAATCCGGGTGGAGGCACGTGTTCCCAGCCTTGTCCCCGGGACGTCCTGGCCGGTGACCCACGAGCTCTCCGCGCCAGTGGAACGCATACCCGAAGCAGGAGCCGGACCATGA
- a CDS encoding OmpA family protein yields MLHRLRQLAALATSIALLAGTPYLLINVMSWPNLDLSWTTIQVYAHSGRLPPGIPTALLITALWVVWGTYLLAAALEVLAWLRGGPPRTRPLGPLQVVAATALGATLATPAAHAAAPPAPAAPGQETSSDGGTAVSERNEAQAGGDIARSRTLSGFGYDDAALTQRMETDLVPTINLIAEHGTADEPVVVTGHTDTAGDAAYNRELSHRRAEAVASHLRSQLGKNAPTIQTRGKGEEDPLPDSDAASQRRVDISYAITPAPPPSADEDTSPAPTPEPEPESTDPGDEEQQAVVLLLPSGATLSLTAAAAAASGAVGGYALAARRRLRNQAPSRQNEPSAASAAGPPVRTDESPHNPQTPEVSEPADEGPLRFDGQLALELTRSPGLGVTGAGAHGSARALIAAALQHTAPARAEVHVLLCSQDVPMLLGEEGRTLLTQLQVPTIEVLDSLPAAMNLLHTYSVERQHQLREAGVDTVAELRRSGRVGTLPPVVLVATPHPDHEEDLAALLLSTTDLDITALLLESWPPGETLTLEDHGTITETAPPRPHLHGARWPTCAVPDLTHLLHDQSTVASPASSEHEPTPEHTTTAGEEEKKPHTAKAAERAEQKTTQPPVRLHLLGRVHITVDGTRVDVRRNSAYEVAAYLAVHPDGIRRDHAIEDMWPQQDPRRVTHRFHDAVSSLRHLLRPSQGQDAPTIITRVGDTYVLEPTLVEVDLWEFTAALEAAENADHQEQRHSHVQSVLALYTGDLAAQADYPWIEPTRIRLQQRLVRTLRHHATQLAGAHPHEAVSILQRAVELDPTNEDTHQELIRHHLTRGENQEAHAAYQRCVGELRRIDTDPSPHVSELVAEAKRSN; encoded by the coding sequence ATGCTCCACCGTCTTCGCCAACTCGCAGCGCTGGCGACCAGCATCGCGCTACTGGCCGGAACCCCCTACCTGCTCATCAACGTGATGAGCTGGCCCAATCTGGACCTGTCCTGGACCACGATCCAGGTGTACGCGCACAGCGGCCGGTTGCCGCCGGGGATTCCCACCGCCCTGCTCATAACAGCGCTGTGGGTGGTGTGGGGAACGTACCTGCTTGCCGCAGCTCTCGAGGTTCTCGCCTGGCTACGCGGAGGGCCACCCCGGACACGCCCACTGGGGCCGCTACAGGTCGTGGCAGCCACAGCGCTCGGTGCCACCCTGGCGACCCCGGCCGCCCACGCCGCCGCACCACCGGCCCCCGCAGCCCCAGGCCAGGAGACTTCCTCCGATGGAGGCACGGCCGTATCGGAACGCAACGAGGCACAAGCGGGTGGGGACATCGCCCGTAGCCGCACCCTGAGTGGGTTCGGCTACGACGACGCCGCCCTCACCCAGCGAATGGAGACCGACCTTGTGCCCACGATCAACCTGATAGCCGAGCACGGTACAGCCGACGAACCTGTAGTGGTCACCGGCCACACCGACACCGCAGGCGATGCCGCCTACAACCGGGAACTGTCCCACCGCCGCGCCGAAGCGGTCGCCAGTCATCTGCGTTCCCAACTCGGTAAGAACGCGCCCACCATCCAAACCCGGGGTAAGGGCGAGGAAGACCCGCTTCCCGACAGCGACGCGGCGAGCCAACGTCGCGTGGACATCTCCTATGCCATCACCCCCGCACCGCCGCCCTCCGCCGACGAAGACACCTCCCCCGCACCCACGCCGGAACCCGAGCCTGAGTCCACCGACCCGGGCGACGAGGAACAACAGGCGGTGGTCCTACTGCTGCCTTCCGGAGCCACACTCAGCCTGACCGCAGCCGCAGCCGCAGCCTCAGGCGCGGTCGGCGGCTACGCGCTGGCCGCACGCCGCCGTCTCCGAAACCAGGCACCATCACGACAGAACGAGCCCTCGGCGGCCAGCGCGGCAGGACCTCCAGTCCGCACAGACGAGTCGCCCCACAACCCCCAGACCCCCGAGGTTTCCGAACCCGCGGATGAAGGTCCACTCCGCTTCGACGGTCAACTGGCACTCGAGCTAACGCGGTCCCCCGGGCTGGGGGTCACCGGGGCCGGCGCCCACGGTTCCGCACGCGCTCTGATCGCCGCCGCCCTCCAACACACAGCTCCCGCTCGTGCCGAGGTCCACGTTCTCCTGTGTAGCCAGGACGTCCCCATGCTCCTCGGCGAGGAAGGACGCACGTTACTCACCCAGCTCCAGGTTCCCACCATCGAGGTACTCGACTCGCTACCTGCGGCGATGAACCTGCTGCACACCTACTCGGTGGAACGCCAGCACCAGCTTCGTGAGGCCGGGGTGGACACAGTGGCCGAGCTGCGCAGGTCCGGCAGAGTCGGAACGCTTCCTCCGGTGGTTCTCGTCGCAACACCACATCCCGATCACGAAGAAGACCTGGCAGCTCTGCTCCTGTCCACAACCGACCTGGACATCACAGCCCTACTACTGGAGAGCTGGCCGCCGGGCGAAACCCTGACCCTTGAGGACCACGGCACGATCACCGAGACCGCGCCGCCCCGGCCCCACCTACACGGCGCACGTTGGCCCACCTGCGCTGTTCCGGACCTGACACACCTGCTCCACGACCAGTCCACGGTCGCCTCTCCCGCTTCCTCCGAGCACGAACCAACGCCGGAACACACCACCACGGCTGGCGAGGAGGAGAAGAAACCACACACTGCCAAGGCGGCCGAGCGCGCCGAACAGAAGACGACACAACCGCCGGTGCGCCTGCACCTGTTGGGGCGGGTCCACATCACGGTGGACGGCACACGAGTGGACGTACGGCGCAACAGCGCCTACGAAGTCGCCGCCTACCTCGCCGTCCACCCGGACGGGATACGCCGTGACCACGCGATCGAGGACATGTGGCCCCAGCAGGACCCGCGTCGTGTGACCCACCGCTTCCACGACGCCGTCAGCAGCCTGCGCCACCTGTTACGCCCCAGCCAGGGCCAGGACGCGCCGACCATCATCACTCGTGTCGGTGATACCTACGTTCTCGAACCGACACTGGTCGAGGTCGACCTGTGGGAATTCACCGCAGCGCTGGAGGCCGCGGAAAATGCCGATCACCAGGAGCAACGTCATTCCCACGTGCAGTCTGTCCTTGCGCTGTACACCGGTGACCTCGCCGCCCAGGCCGACTATCCCTGGATCGAACCCACCCGCATCCGCCTGCAGCAACGTCTGGTCCGGACCCTGCGTCACCACGCAACCCAGCTCGCTGGGGCCCATCCCCATGAAGCGGTTTCGATCCTGCAGCGCGCGGTCGAGCTCGATCCCACCAACGAGGACACACACCAGGAGCTGATTCGGCACCACCTCACCCGCGGGGAGAACCAGGAGGCCCACGCCGCCTACCAGCGTTGTGTCGGGGAACTGCGCCGCATCGACACCGACCCCAGTCCCCATGTGAGCGAGCTCGTAGCCGAGGCGAAACGAAGCAACTGA
- a CDS encoding TadE/TadG family type IV pilus assembly protein, translating into MSTKGPHEHGGAAVELSLLTPLFLALVLLVVLALRVVAAQSGTDAAAHAAARAASLERSPQAAHTAAENAAANAMRTHDLACRRHDLDVATDGLRPGAQVRVSVTCHADLADLSELAVPGTYAAQGQATAVVDTYRENP; encoded by the coding sequence ATGAGCACGAAAGGTCCCCACGAGCACGGCGGTGCCGCGGTGGAACTCAGCCTGCTCACCCCGCTGTTCCTCGCGTTGGTGTTGTTGGTGGTACTGGCCCTGCGCGTGGTGGCTGCCCAGTCGGGTACTGATGCCGCAGCCCACGCCGCAGCCCGAGCGGCTTCTCTGGAACGCAGTCCGCAGGCGGCACACACCGCCGCCGAGAACGCGGCGGCGAACGCCATGCGTACGCACGATCTGGCATGCCGACGCCATGACCTCGACGTCGCCACGGACGGCCTTCGCCCCGGAGCACAGGTAAGGGTCTCGGTCACCTGCCACGCCGACCTGGCCGACCTCTCCGAGCTTGCCGTCCCCGGCACCTACGCCGCCCAAGGGCAGGCCACCGCAGTCGTCGACACCTACCGGGAAAACCCATGA